From a single Sporosarcina oncorhynchi genomic region:
- a CDS encoding energy-coupling factor transporter transmembrane component T family protein, with protein MKTMTLYVEKNSPIHRMDPLTKLLYVFVAVSTSYIMPNHLFVLSIFTATLLLLLIGKVFKYILPVIALSFLLIASIIIVQGFFHPDRATVLFEIGTIPIYKEGFSIALLVTLRVITMISAFGVLILTTKPDDLVEALVERGLSPRFAYVLLSVLQIIPQMITLTGRITDAQRARGLETEGGLWMRFKSFIPLLGPVVLNSLNETRERSIALEIRGFNSKGPRTYLHEHQTYPYRWPLRIALLVFLVATIVWRVIA; from the coding sequence ATGAAGACGATGACGCTATATGTAGAAAAAAATTCACCAATACACCGAATGGATCCGCTAACAAAGCTGTTATACGTCTTTGTTGCTGTTTCCACATCCTATATTATGCCGAATCATCTTTTTGTATTAAGTATCTTCACAGCAACTCTTTTGCTACTACTCATCGGTAAAGTGTTCAAATACATTTTACCGGTGATTGCATTAAGCTTCTTGCTCATCGCCTCCATTATAATCGTCCAAGGATTCTTCCATCCCGACCGGGCGACCGTGTTATTTGAAATCGGTACAATCCCTATTTATAAGGAAGGCTTCTCTATAGCATTGCTTGTCACGTTGCGCGTCATTACGATGATTTCCGCGTTCGGCGTGCTTATTTTGACAACAAAACCTGACGACCTCGTAGAAGCACTTGTGGAAAGAGGATTGTCCCCGCGCTTTGCATATGTTCTTCTTTCTGTTTTACAGATTATCCCGCAAATGATAACGCTCACCGGCAGAATCACAGATGCGCAGCGTGCACGTGGACTAGAAACGGAAGGCGGCCTATGGATGCGTTTCAAGTCGTTCATCCCCCTCCTTGGTCCTGTTGTACTGAATTCGTTGAATGAAACAAGGGAACGATCGATAGCCCTCGAAATTCGAGGATTCAATTCAAAGGGGCCACGTACATATTTACATGAACATCAAACCTATCCGTATCGTTGGCCATTAAGAATTGCATTATTGGTATTTTTGGTCGCGACGATTGTCTGGAGGGTGATAGCATGA
- a CDS encoding ABC transporter ATP-binding protein, translating to MSIVQVEQLKYKYPDSETLAINNLSFTVEKGEFVGIVGMNTAGKSTLCYALCGLVPHFFKGAYGGTVTIDGMDILTHEISDITSKVGLVFENPFSQMTGAKFTVYDEIAFGLENMGLARDDMHTRINESMRMLDIEKLKDENPFSLSGGQMQRVAIASVIAMKPDVLVLDEPTSQLDPEGTEEVFKIVEMLSKQGMTIIMVEQKLEKMAEYADRILLMHAGKIVHDGNPAEVFSRDDLLQYGVEPPLYAKISRKLGMQNSKTGLYPVTLDSMAIDRPLTFNYEKIMPISSNTSTIDVTSLHFAYNKGTGIINGLDVSLTGEPIAIIGQNGAGKSTFVKLLKALVKPDSGEIQLDGKPISSSTAAKLASKIGLVFQNPNDQIFKNSVWDEVMFGPLTIGQSKEVAAANTKKMLELVGLLHRSDENPYDLSLAERKMVAVASILAMDTNVIIFDEPTMGQDHLGKLKMKEIIHSLYEQNKLVICILHDMDFVAETFGRTLIFSDGQMLFDGSTRDAFAKKDKLRQTRVEQPHLTQFVRKSGYEEIVLTVDELI from the coding sequence ATGAGTATTGTACAAGTCGAACAGTTGAAATATAAATATCCTGACAGTGAAACGTTGGCGATTAATAATCTTTCCTTCACAGTTGAAAAAGGTGAGTTTGTCGGGATTGTCGGTATGAATACCGCCGGAAAATCGACATTATGTTATGCACTTTGCGGACTAGTCCCCCATTTCTTTAAAGGAGCGTATGGAGGGACTGTCACGATTGACGGCATGGACATTCTAACCCATGAAATCAGTGACATTACGTCGAAAGTTGGACTCGTATTTGAAAATCCCTTTTCTCAGATGACCGGTGCAAAGTTCACAGTTTATGACGAAATCGCATTTGGTCTAGAAAACATGGGTCTTGCGCGAGATGACATGCATACCCGTATAAATGAGTCCATGCGTATGCTGGATATCGAAAAGTTGAAAGATGAAAACCCATTTTCGTTGTCAGGTGGACAGATGCAACGAGTCGCAATCGCAAGTGTCATCGCCATGAAGCCTGATGTACTCGTACTCGATGAGCCTACGTCACAGTTGGATCCTGAAGGTACCGAAGAAGTATTCAAGATTGTAGAAATGCTATCGAAACAAGGTATGACCATCATAATGGTTGAACAGAAGCTCGAAAAGATGGCGGAATATGCAGATCGGATTCTTCTCATGCACGCAGGTAAAATCGTCCATGACGGGAATCCTGCCGAAGTTTTTTCAAGGGATGATTTGCTCCAATACGGCGTCGAGCCGCCACTATATGCCAAAATATCACGGAAACTCGGAATGCAGAATTCGAAAACTGGACTATACCCCGTTACATTAGATTCTATGGCCATCGACCGGCCACTGACTTTCAACTATGAAAAGATAATGCCGATTAGCAGTAACACTTCTACAATCGACGTCACTAGTCTTCATTTCGCCTATAATAAGGGTACAGGAATTATTAACGGCCTAGACGTTTCGCTGACAGGTGAACCCATTGCAATCATCGGGCAGAACGGCGCGGGCAAATCGACTTTTGTTAAACTATTAAAAGCGTTAGTAAAGCCGGACAGTGGTGAAATACAGCTCGATGGAAAACCGATTTCTTCCTCTACCGCGGCAAAACTAGCAAGTAAGATTGGACTCGTTTTCCAAAACCCTAACGATCAAATATTCAAAAACAGTGTATGGGATGAAGTGATGTTCGGTCCATTGACTATTGGCCAGTCTAAAGAAGTAGCTGCCGCTAATACGAAAAAAATGCTTGAACTAGTTGGACTACTTCACCGATCTGATGAGAATCCTTATGATCTTAGTCTGGCAGAACGTAAAATGGTCGCCGTTGCTTCCATTTTGGCGATGGATACCAATGTAATTATATTCGACGAACCGACGATGGGCCAAGATCACCTAGGCAAACTGAAAATGAAAGAAATTATCCATTCTCTATATGAACAGAACAAACTCGTCATCTGCATTTTGCACGATATGGATTTCGTGGCGGAAACATTTGGAAGGACCCTCATTTTCAGTGACGGGCAGATGCTGTTCGATGGTTCTACGCGCGATGCATTCGCTAAAAAAGATAAGTTGCGCCAAACCCGAGTGGAACAACCTCATCTCACCCAATTTGTAAGAAAATCAGGATATGAAGAGATTGTTCTTACTGTAGACGAATTGATATAG